In Anopheles gambiae chromosome 2, idAnoGambNW_F1_1, whole genome shotgun sequence, a single window of DNA contains:
- the LOC3290372 gene encoding hairy/enhancer-of-split related with YRPW motif protein, giving the protein MDHHLPHHHPHHHHGTPLHWGYSTATTPSATSTPTHAGHNTWTPPSSKGHKRTLSESDCEDLYSEESSKEHTSPGESDSCQLMSRKRRRGVIEKKRRDRINSSLTELKRLVPSAYEKQGSAKLEKAEILQLTVDHLKALHARGLDDASYDPQRFAMDYHIIGFRECVAEVARYLVTIEGMDVQDPLRLRLMSHLQCFATQRELSTKANAAAATSPAWSHSSSTAYPVAAAAAAAAVAYPSTHHGTSGYYPHPHHQNYGPPQSATAPYIPQVATIPPPLDHLHQQQQQQQQQQQQQQHHQQLSGHPSGASSAATAAIYATSAPLHELYNSQHDSANAGQQQQQQTEQQQQQQSAVGTNGAPTYTDLSNNNPNRGLSAYGNPQYPVSTSTHGYSASTSSSYNTAAKPYRPWGAEMAC; this is encoded by the exons atgGATCATCATCTTCCACATCATCATCCGCACCATCATCACGGTACGCCCCTTCACTGGGGCTACTCCACTGCGACGACGCCAAGTGCCACCTCTACGCCGACGCACGCCGGCCACAACACGTGGACGCCCCCGTCGTCCAAGGGCCACAAGCGGACGCTTTCCGAAAGTGACTGTGAGGATCTGTACTCGGAGGAATCGTCCAAGGAGCA TACCTCACCGGGAGAATCCGATAGCTGTCAACTGATGAGCCGCAAACGGAGACGCGGCGTGATCGAGAAGAAGCGCCGGGATCGCATCAACTCCTCGCTGACCGAGTTGAAGCGGCTCGTCCCAAGCGCCTACGAGAAGCAAGGATCGGCGAAGCTGGAAAAGGCCGAAATTCTGCAACTAACCGTGGACCACCTGAAGGCACTGCATGCACGTG GACTGGACGATGCGAGCTACGATCCGCAACGGTTCGCCATGGACTACCATATCATTGGCTTTCGGGAGTGTGTGGCGGAAGTCGCCCGTTACCTCGTCACGATCGAGGGCATGGATGTGCAGGATCCGCTCCGGCTGCGCCTCATGTCCCATCTGCAGTGTTTCGCGACACAGCGGGAACTGTCGACGAAAGCGAATGCGGCTGCCGCCACCAGCCCGGCCTGgtcgcacagcagcagcaccgcctACCCCGTCgcggcagcagccgccgccgctgccgtaGCCTACCCGAGCACGCACCATGGCACCAGCGGCTACTACCCTCACCCGCATCACCAGAACTACGGACCGCCGCAAAGTGCAACCGCACCGTACATTCCACAGGTGGCCACCATTCCCCCACCCCTCGACCatctgcaccagcagcagcagcagcaacagcaacagcagcagcagcagcaacatcatcaacagcTGAGTGGACATCCTTCCGGTGCTTCCTCGGCGGCAACCGCTGCCATCTACGCCACAAGTGCTCCGCTGCACGAGTTGTACAACAGCCAGCATGATTCCGCCAACGCtggccagcagcaacagcagcagacggagcagcagcagcagcaacagtctgCAGTTGGCACGAACGGTGCACCGACGTACACGGATCTGTCCAACAACAACCCGAACCGGGGTTTGTCCGCGTACGGCAATCCGCAGTACCCGGTGAGCACCTCGACGCACGGATACAGTGCGTCGACCAGCTCGTCGTACAACACGGCAGCGAAGCCGTACCGTCCGTGGGGTGCCGAGATGGCCTGCTGA
- the LOC5666937 gene encoding protein PAT1 homolog 1 — MSDSFFGFDASLPGEDDDGGGGGGGRSGGGGRRVLGGGSGGRGSDSEEEYDALNDETFGQARQDDWEDLHENLVRMDQREGGDGDSGADSDLDINFSSVGIDNFELDNDTEPEARLQLDPSVWTMPSKPETPRHSVPSVPAPMPPAIVSAPTPLPATDRFGAPMGRFPTMPNAGLRICSLEEIEQNMIKQQQEQMRRGMTPLPRPPPGFLPPSNPTQGGMQPPHPPGSMPPPSPMIHRPLPIPIGFPSPALMGGAPGGQPSAPGGPMGGPLFPPTNMPPPNGQPGGPPFPFPMNFQGPPGSGGMPPNNNNSNNGNNNNNNGGMNNNASFSQRLVEEIQQNHPMLPHYRPPGPLPMGVPPPPGGPGQMPPMPPHGGNFKHPFMPHHHPGFPPNWNGPPQMHHGNMHHHGGHHHPGFPGGHHHFPQQQQQQQGQGHHHHHHQQQQQQQQHHHQHQQGGGHRLHNGKQNRNYEYDEYANMMTERAKHWLLGIQLSQLNKDTAYYNDYYFCVIRDRKERERGAERESKAHKDNTFYHPFSQQQNQQQQPQQHWNGFGRERRNSENSTSTKDGIKEIQPRRYKLVQFENSLGKLQCGSVIAPRKIIDQDVVVDRSVPEGGSGPGGPGSGTGGSGGAPGSSDSVHNQRRSRQILLHVENLYRLLLRLEDMSNQLAIEAKQQMREKRDKERLLAQEKLASGGTDEQNNVSSGGAGQMAAVPASTMSEVEQDTVENLIERILPCVNAEGVLRLLSVRKGKLLLTRIQKALGEHTARWTIWCTVLSTLVALPKRDREDAEDQLSPLFAEFELHVKYAQAGELMPLFETLLNTDQLLSLVPRCKFLLLTMLTLIAHMEHLTTIDGFDGLAAVSNGDEATDSTSNDGEESGGGGDGGTVSRRLIWSRWMSLLRELARVLDSAAAVAVGSKPQKVLLKLDSSCGKVKQLRAHLQRHPELELERKLRAIVSIIDIGGPSSLATTAEGSASGEEVSKK, encoded by the exons ATGTCCGATTCGTTCTTTGGGTTTGATGCGTCCCTGCCCGGCGAGGACGACGATGGCGGTGGCGGAGGCGGCGGCAGGTCCGGCGGCGGTGGTCGACGCGTGCTGGGCGGAGGAAGCGGTGGCCGGGGATCCGATTCGGAGGAGGAGTACGACGCCCTTAACGATGAAACGTTCGGTCAGGCCCGCCAGGACGATTGGGAAGATTTGCACGAGAATCTGGTGCGAATGGACCAGCGGGAAGGGGGCGACGGTGATTCCGGGGCCGACTCCGATCTCGACATCAACTTCTCCTCGGTCGGAATTGACAACTTCGAGCTGGACAACGATACGGAACCGGAAGCTCGACTGCAGCTCGACCCGAGCGTGTGGACGATGCCCAGCAAACCGGAGACCCCGCGACACAGTGTGCCCTCCGTACCGGCCCCGATGCCCCCGGCGATCGTCAGTGCACCGACCCCGCTTCCTGCCACAG ATCGGTTCGGTGCACCGATGGGACGGTTTCCGACGATGCCCAATGCAGGGCTGCGCATCTGCTCGCTGGAGGAAATTGAGCAGAACATgatcaagcagcagcaggaacagaTGCGCCGAGGAATGACCCCGCTACCTCGTCCTCCGCCGGGCTTTCTGCCCCCCTCCAATCCAACCCAGGGTGGTATGCAGCCGCCCCATCCTCCCGGCTCGATGCCGCCTCCCTCGCCAATGATCCATCGTCCGCTGCCGATTCCGATCGGGTTTCCTTCGCCGGCGCTGATGGGAGGAGCTCCCGGAGGTCAGCCGTCCGCTCCCGGCGGCCCGATGGGCGGTCCTCTGTTTCCGCCCACCAACATGCCGCCACCGAACGGACAGCCGGGCGGGCCTCCATTTCCCTTTCCGATGAACTTCCAGGGTCCGCCCGGATCCGGGGGAATGcctcccaacaacaacaacagcaacaacggcaacaacaacaacaataatggTGGGATGAATAATAATGCCAGCTTCAGCCAGCGGCTCGTGGAGGAGATACAGCAAAACCATCCGATGCTGCCCCACTACCGGCCGCCGGGTCCGCTACCGATGGGCGTACCACCTCCACCGGGCGGTCCGGGCCAGATGCCCCCGATGCCACCGCACGGCGGCAACTTTAAGCACCCGTTCATGCCGCACCATCATCCAGGATTTCCGCCCAACTGGAACGGGCCACCGCAGATGCACCACGGCAATATGCACCATCACGGTGGTCATCATCATCCGGGCTTCCCGGGTGGACATCACCACTttcctcagcagcagcagcaacagcagggaCAAggacaccatcatcatcatcatcaacagcagcaacagcagcagcaacaccatcaccagcatcaGCAGGGTGGCGGTCATCGTTTGCACAATGGAAAGCAGAACCGGAACTACGAGTACGATGAGTACGCGAACATGATGACGGAGCGGGCGAAACACTGGCTGCTCGGCATTCAGCTCTCCCAGCTGAACAAGGACACGGCCTACTACAACGATTACTACTTCTGCGTAATCCGCGACCGGAAGGAGCGCGAGCGAGGCGCGGAGCGGGAAAGCAAAGCGCACAAGGACAACACGTTCTACCATCCGTTCAGCCAGCAGcagaaccagcagcagcagccgcagcagcactGGAACGGGTTCGGGCGGGAGCGCCGCAATTCGGAGAACTCCACCTCCACGAAGGACGGCATCAAGGAGATACAGCCCCGCCGCTACAAGCTGGTGCAGTTCGAGAATTCGCTCGGAAAGCTGCAGTGTGGCAGCGTGATTGCACCGCGCAAGATCATCGACCAGGATGTGGTGGTGGATCGTTCCGTCCCCGAGGGCGGCAGTGGCCCCGGCGGACCGGGCAGCGGTACCGGAGGGAGTGGCGGTGCTCCCGGCAGCTCCGACTCGGTGCACAATCAGCGCCGCTCGCGACAGATCCTGCTGCACGTGGAGAACCTttaccggctgctgctgcgcctggAGGACATGTCGAACCAGCTGGCGATCGAGGCCAAGCAGCAGATGCGAGAAAAGCGCGACAAGGAGCGCCTGCTGGCACAGGAAAAGCTGGCCAGCGGCGGTACGGATGAGCAGAACAATGTGAGCAGCGGCGGCGCGGGTCAGATGGCGGCCGTACCGGCATCGACGATGTCCGAGGTGGAACAGGATACGGTGGAGAATCTGATCGAGCGCATACTGCCGTGCGTGAACGCGGAGGGcgtgctgcggctgctgtccGTGCGCAAGGGCAAACTGCTGCTAACGCGCATCCAGAAGGCGCTCGGCGAACATACGGCCCGCTGGACGATCTGGTGCACGGTGCTGTCCACGCTGGTTGCCCTGCCGAAGCGCGATCGGGAGGATGCGGAAGATCAGCTCAGTCCGCTGTTTGCTGAGTTTGAGCTGCACGTGAAGTATGCACAGGCCGGCGAGTTGATGCCGCTGTTCGAGACGCTGCTCAACACCGACCAGTTGCTCAGCTTGGTGCCCCGGTGCAAGTTCCTGCTGCTGACGATGCTCACTCTGATCGCGCATATGGAACACTTGACCACGATCGATGGGTTCGATGGGCTGGCGGCAGTGAGCAACGGCGATGAGGCGACCGACAGCACTAGCAACGATGGTGAGGAaagcggcggtggtggcgatggtggcACTGTCTCCCGCCGACTCATCTGGTCGCGCTGGATGAGTCTGCTGCGCGAGCTGGCACGTGTGCTGGACAGTGCTGCAGCCGTTGCGGTCGGCAGCAAGCCCCAGAAGGTACTGCTCAAGCTGGATTCGTCCTGTGGCAAGGTGAAACAACTGCGCGCACACCTACAGCGCCATCCGGAGCTGGAGCTGGAGCGCAAGCTTCGGGCCATCGTATCGATCATCGACATTGGCGGTCCCTCGTCCCTGGCAACGACGGCGGAAGGATCGGCGTCCGGCGAGGAAGTAAGCAAAAAGTAA